From the Sphingomonas suaedae genome, one window contains:
- the metC gene encoding cystathionine beta-lyase → MSQGDGTKLVGAGRRKEWTQGIVSPPVWRASTILYDNVAELRAAAGKDSHHRLFYGRRGTPTQWSLAEALTELEPGAEATFLYPSGVAAVSAALLSVLSPGDELLLADSVYDPTRSFATGFLARFGITTRFYDPMIGGGIADLIGECTRAIFMESPGSLTFEVQDVPAIVAAAKARGVTTLIDNTWATPLLFPVIELGVDLSILACTKYIVGHSDVMLGSVTATPSHWARLRDTSFALGQTASPDDAWLGSRGLRTMAVRLKHHGAAALEIARWLEVRPEVARVLHPALPSCPGHDLFLRDFKGPSGLFSFVLNGGTEAARAALIDGLELFGIGYSWGGFESLAIPVDPGRIRSATRWEAEGPIVRLQIGLEDPADLIADLAAGLDRFRAAS, encoded by the coding sequence ATGAGTCAGGGCGACGGGACGAAGCTGGTCGGTGCGGGGCGCCGCAAGGAATGGACGCAGGGCATCGTCAGCCCGCCGGTCTGGCGCGCATCGACCATCCTGTACGACAATGTCGCCGAACTTCGCGCGGCTGCGGGCAAGGACAGCCATCACCGGCTGTTCTACGGACGCCGCGGCACGCCGACCCAATGGAGCCTCGCCGAAGCGCTGACCGAACTGGAGCCAGGGGCGGAGGCGACCTTCCTCTACCCATCGGGCGTCGCCGCTGTTTCTGCCGCCCTTCTCAGCGTGCTTTCCCCCGGCGACGAGCTGCTACTGGCCGACAGCGTCTATGATCCGACGCGCAGTTTCGCGACCGGATTCCTCGCGCGCTTCGGGATAACGACACGCTTCTACGACCCGATGATCGGCGGCGGCATCGCGGACCTGATCGGCGAATGCACGCGCGCGATCTTCATGGAAAGCCCCGGCAGCCTGACCTTCGAGGTGCAGGACGTTCCCGCCATCGTCGCCGCCGCGAAGGCGCGCGGGGTGACCACGCTGATCGATAACACCTGGGCGACGCCGCTGCTGTTTCCCGTGATCGAGCTGGGCGTCGATCTCTCGATCCTTGCCTGCACCAAATATATCGTCGGCCATAGCGACGTGATGCTGGGCAGCGTCACCGCCACTCCGTCGCACTGGGCCAGGCTGCGCGATACCAGCTTCGCGCTGGGCCAGACCGCGAGTCCCGACGACGCCTGGCTGGGATCGCGCGGTCTGCGCACCATGGCGGTGCGGCTGAAGCATCACGGCGCCGCGGCGCTTGAGATCGCGCGCTGGCTGGAAGTAAGGCCGGAGGTGGCGCGGGTGCTGCACCCGGCACTGCCATCCTGTCCCGGCCACGACCTGTTCCTGCGCGACTTCAAAGGTCCGTCGGGTTTGTTCTCTTTCGTCCTCAACGGCGGCACCGAAGCCGCGCGAGCTGCGCTGATCGACGGGCTGGAATTGTTCGGCATCGGCTATAGCTGGGGCGGGTTCGAGAGTCTGGCGATCCCGGTCGACCCCGGCCGCATCCGTAGCGCAACCCGTTGGGAGGCCGAAGGGCCGATCGTGCGGCTTCAGATCGGACTGGAAGATCCCGCCGATCTGATCGCCGATCTGGCCGCCGGGCTCGACCGCTTCCGGGCGGCGTCGTGA
- the sseA gene encoding 3-mercaptopyruvate sulfurtransferase, whose protein sequence is MEALVTPQWLADALGASDLKILDATWFLPDTGRNARAEFEAAHIPGAAFFDINAIADASSPLPTMLPDAEQFARQLGALGVATGDRIILYDNAPHHTATRAWWMLRAFGIDAALLDGGFARWVREGRPVETGPATPAAAIVAVEPNPLRIRSLDQVRANLTAHAEQLVDARSPARFTGEEKETRPGLASGHIPGAANIPYSAFFNADGTWKHPASLRQLFEDEGVEVERPVIATCGSGISAAVIVFALHLLGHPAALYDGSWVEWGAHPDTPKATGAA, encoded by the coding sequence ATGGAAGCGCTCGTAACCCCGCAATGGCTGGCCGACGCGCTTGGCGCGTCCGACCTCAAGATCCTCGACGCAACCTGGTTCCTGCCCGATACCGGGCGAAATGCGCGTGCGGAGTTTGAGGCTGCGCATATTCCCGGCGCCGCCTTTTTCGATATCAACGCCATCGCCGACGCCAGCAGCCCGTTGCCGACGATGCTGCCCGATGCCGAACAGTTCGCGCGCCAGCTGGGCGCGCTCGGCGTCGCGACGGGGGACCGCATCATCCTTTACGACAATGCCCCCCACCACACGGCGACGCGCGCCTGGTGGATGCTGCGCGCATTCGGGATCGACGCCGCCCTGCTCGATGGCGGGTTCGCACGCTGGGTGCGCGAGGGGCGGCCAGTCGAGACCGGCCCAGCAACGCCAGCCGCGGCGATAGTGGCAGTAGAACCGAACCCGTTGCGTATCCGCTCGCTCGATCAGGTGAGGGCGAATCTGACGGCCCATGCCGAACAGCTGGTCGATGCCCGTTCCCCCGCCCGGTTTACCGGGGAGGAGAAGGAGACCCGCCCGGGCCTTGCCAGCGGCCACATTCCCGGCGCCGCGAACATCCCCTATTCGGCGTTCTTCAATGCGGACGGCACGTGGAAACACCCAGCCAGCCTGCGCCAGCTGTTCGAGGATGAGGGGGTCGAGGTCGAGCGCCCGGTGATCGCCACCTGCGGCTCCGGCATCAGCGCCGCCGTGATCGTCTTTGCGCTGCACCTGCTGGGCCACCCGGCCGCGCTGTATGACGGCAGCTGGGTCGAATGGGGCGCGCATCCCGACACTCCCAAGGCGACGGGCGCGGCATGA
- the queF gene encoding preQ(1) synthase: MTPKHLGQHSALPATPEEAVLDYVPNPRAGTDYLVRFAAPEFTSLCPITGAPDFAHLVIDYVPGETIVESKSLKLFLGAFRNHGAFHEDCTVGIGQRLFAEMKPKWLRIGGYWYPRGGIPIDVFWQSGAPPEGVWVPTQDVPGYRGRG; the protein is encoded by the coding sequence ATGACACCCAAGCATCTCGGCCAACACAGTGCACTCCCCGCCACCCCCGAAGAGGCGGTGCTCGACTATGTACCCAATCCGCGCGCGGGAACCGACTATCTGGTTCGCTTCGCCGCGCCCGAGTTCACCTCGCTATGCCCGATCACTGGCGCGCCGGATTTTGCGCATCTGGTGATCGATTATGTGCCGGGCGAGACGATCGTCGAATCCAAGTCGCTCAAGCTGTTCCTGGGCGCCTTTCGTAACCATGGCGCGTTCCATGAGGATTGTACGGTGGGAATCGGACAGCGTCTGTTCGCCGAGATGAAACCCAAATGGCTGAGGATCGGCGGCTATTGGTATCCGCGCGGCGGCATCCCGATCGATGTGTTCTGGCAATCGGGCGCGCCGCCGGAGGGAGTGTGGGTGCCGACGCAGGACGTTCCGGGCTATCGCGGACGCGGTTGA
- a CDS encoding glycosyltransferase family 4 protein has product MVQGSQRPDRVDHIALIGNFLPRKCGLATFTTDCFAALRARFPDMRVDVYAMDDRPGGYAYPPEVTASIPQQDRDAYLDTARAIDASGAQAIWVQHEYGIYGGAAGEHLIALLDRTTLPVIATLHTVLERPSADERRVMEALLRRAARVIVMAQKGRDILHRVHGVDMRKVAVVPHGVPDRALVDPDAMKERFGWEGRQVILTFGLLAPSKGIETLIEAMPAIVARHPDALYVILGATHPNLVAHEGEAYRDRLHALAATLGVERNIAFVNAFVEQEELLDHIQAADIYATPYPNPAQITSGTLSYAVAMGKPVVSTPYVHATEILADDHGVLVDFGDSAAFARAIVGLLDDAEERVTLAQRAYARGRTMIWPRIAEAVADLIDAVRDSRPPRIGAAPMAPAAILTPDFRAVERMSDATGMLQHSIYAVPDRRHGYCIDDNARALILMHRIDPIDESERDRWTSVYAAFVQYAWNPDKRRFRNFMRFDRQWCEDAGSEDSNGRTLWALGVTASEARDRKYRDWARMLFDDTASISLEFGSPRACAFAMLGAAAMLEAHPGHALSTQILERFGGELMDLLDEARRPEWEWFEIVLAYDNARLPEALIRAGHALNRSDLLACGLSTLDWIVGRQTSPEGRFRAVGTESFGRAYAEPMQFDQQPLEAQATIDACAAAFAATGDAHWAQEAHRAYRWYLGQNDLDLPLASVGDGGCFDGLNPHGLNRNQGAESILALQLANCAISALSQRAQIVADPEPAAA; this is encoded by the coding sequence ATGGTCCAGGGGTCGCAGCGTCCAGACAGGGTCGATCACATCGCGCTGATCGGGAATTTCCTGCCCCGAAAATGCGGTCTCGCGACCTTTACGACCGATTGCTTCGCGGCGCTGCGCGCCCGTTTTCCGGACATGCGCGTCGATGTCTATGCGATGGATGACCGTCCCGGGGGCTATGCCTATCCGCCGGAGGTCACCGCGAGCATTCCCCAGCAGGATCGTGACGCCTATCTCGACACCGCCCGAGCGATCGATGCTTCGGGTGCACAGGCGATCTGGGTCCAGCATGAATATGGGATCTATGGCGGTGCAGCGGGCGAACATCTGATCGCGTTGCTCGATCGCACGACATTGCCGGTGATCGCCACGCTCCATACGGTGCTGGAGCGGCCGAGCGCCGATGAGCGGCGCGTGATGGAAGCCCTGCTCCGCCGCGCCGCACGGGTGATCGTGATGGCGCAGAAAGGGCGCGACATCCTGCATCGGGTCCATGGGGTCGATATGCGCAAGGTCGCGGTCGTTCCGCACGGCGTTCCCGATCGAGCATTGGTCGATCCTGACGCCATGAAGGAACGGTTCGGCTGGGAGGGGCGCCAGGTCATCCTGACGTTCGGCCTGCTGGCGCCGAGCAAGGGCATCGAAACGCTGATCGAGGCGATGCCCGCCATCGTCGCCCGGCATCCGGATGCGCTCTACGTGATCCTGGGCGCGACTCATCCCAATCTGGTGGCGCATGAGGGGGAAGCCTATCGCGACCGCCTCCACGCGCTTGCCGCGACGCTGGGGGTCGAACGGAACATCGCGTTCGTGAACGCCTTTGTCGAGCAGGAGGAACTGCTCGACCATATCCAGGCGGCGGATATCTATGCGACACCCTATCCCAACCCGGCGCAGATCACGTCCGGAACGCTGTCCTACGCAGTGGCGATGGGGAAACCGGTCGTTTCGACGCCCTATGTCCATGCGACGGAAATCCTGGCCGACGATCATGGCGTGCTCGTCGATTTCGGCGACAGCGCCGCTTTTGCGCGGGCGATCGTCGGGTTGCTCGACGATGCGGAGGAGCGCGTCACGCTGGCGCAGCGCGCCTATGCGCGCGGCCGGACGATGATCTGGCCGCGGATCGCCGAGGCGGTGGCCGACCTGATCGATGCGGTGCGCGACAGTCGGCCGCCCCGCATCGGCGCGGCGCCGATGGCCCCGGCGGCGATCTTGACGCCTGACTTTCGTGCCGTGGAGCGGATGAGCGACGCGACGGGGATGCTTCAGCATTCGATCTATGCCGTCCCCGACCGGCGCCACGGCTATTGCATCGACGACAATGCCCGGGCGCTGATCCTGATGCACCGGATCGATCCGATCGACGAAAGCGAGCGGGACCGCTGGACCAGCGTCTATGCCGCTTTCGTCCAATATGCGTGGAACCCCGACAAGCGCCGGTTCCGCAATTTCATGCGTTTCGACCGCCAATGGTGCGAAGACGCGGGATCGGAGGATTCGAACGGCCGCACGCTCTGGGCGCTGGGCGTTACCGCGTCCGAAGCGCGCGATCGCAAATATCGGGATTGGGCGCGGATGCTGTTCGACGACACCGCATCGATCAGCCTGGAGTTCGGCAGCCCACGCGCCTGCGCTTTCGCAATGCTGGGGGCGGCGGCGATGCTGGAGGCGCATCCGGGCCATGCGCTCTCGACGCAGATCCTGGAGCGGTTCGGCGGCGAGTTGATGGACCTGTTGGATGAGGCGCGGCGTCCCGAATGGGAATGGTTCGAGATCGTCCTCGCCTATGACAATGCGCGGCTCCCCGAAGCGTTGATCCGCGCGGGACATGCGTTGAATCGGTCTGACCTGCTTGCTTGTGGCCTTTCCACGCTGGACTGGATTGTGGGCCGACAGACCTCGCCCGAGGGGCGGTTTCGTGCGGTCGGTACCGAGAGCTTCGGCCGCGCCTATGCCGAACCGATGCAATTCGACCAGCAACCGCTTGAGGCGCAGGCGACGATCGATGCCTGTGCGGCCGCATTTGCCGCCACCGGAGACGCGCATTGGGCGCAGGAAGCGCATCGCGCCTATCGCTGGTATCTCGGGCAGAATGATCTCGACCTGCCACTTGCCAGCGTTGGCGATGGTGGCTGTTTCGACGGCCTCAACCCGCATGGGCTGAACCGGAACCAGGGCGCAGAGTCGATCCTCGCGTTGCAACTGGCCAATTGCGCGATTTCCGCCCTTTCGCAACGCGCGCAAATCGTGGCAGACCCGGAACCGGCCGCCGCATAG
- a CDS encoding glycoside hydrolase family 130 protein, with protein sequence MLDLYHHPLRLHADPSRVVVRPFHIGWQSTNGAPSRTERLVQAVLDMSPGEARAQLAVVLKDFEARHWQTRRVFMTRYDEIEAQLGLDGGMIGDEKRQLIGAYFCHEYSYAAAALMNPSAVPHYDQTGMPKGSLRILMSLRAVGEGHISSVAFREGIITEQNELKLAPEPPFATSADAREEEAHAPEGPVKVYRHRDSTLSGTLLFPITRAQSNGLEDMRLTHFRHDDGSDEWLGTYTAYNGSQIQSEMLRTRDWREFDLVPMTGSAARNKGMGLFPRKVNGKYMMIGRQDGENIFLIESDRLTHWDEGVKLITPKFPWELVQMGNCGPPIELDEGWLMLTHGVGAMRKYSIGAALLDKDDPSKVIGRTREPILAAASEDREGYVPNVVYSCGAIRHGTSLFIPYGVADSSVAFAFVSIKSLLAVM encoded by the coding sequence TTGCTCGATCTGTACCATCACCCGCTGCGCCTTCATGCCGATCCCTCGCGCGTCGTGGTTCGGCCCTTTCACATCGGCTGGCAGTCGACGAACGGCGCGCCGAGCCGGACCGAGCGGCTGGTTCAGGCGGTGCTCGATATGTCGCCGGGCGAGGCGCGTGCGCAGCTCGCCGTGGTGCTCAAGGATTTCGAGGCCCGGCACTGGCAGACGCGACGCGTCTTCATGACTCGTTATGACGAGATCGAGGCGCAGTTGGGCCTGGACGGTGGGATGATCGGCGACGAGAAGCGCCAGCTGATCGGCGCCTATTTCTGCCACGAATACAGTTACGCCGCCGCCGCGCTGATGAATCCCAGCGCTGTTCCGCATTACGATCAGACGGGTATGCCCAAGGGGTCGCTCCGCATTTTGATGAGCCTGCGCGCGGTGGGGGAGGGGCATATCTCCTCGGTCGCGTTTCGCGAGGGGATCATTACCGAACAGAACGAATTGAAACTGGCGCCCGAGCCGCCCTTCGCCACCTCCGCCGATGCGCGCGAGGAGGAAGCGCACGCACCGGAGGGGCCCGTCAAGGTCTATCGCCATCGCGATTCGACGCTGTCCGGGACGCTGCTTTTCCCGATCACGCGCGCGCAGTCGAACGGGCTGGAGGACATGCGCCTGACCCACTTCCGGCATGACGATGGCAGCGACGAATGGCTCGGCACCTATACCGCCTATAATGGATCGCAGATTCAGTCGGAGATGCTGCGTACGCGCGACTGGCGCGAGTTCGACCTGGTGCCGATGACCGGCAGCGCCGCACGCAACAAGGGCATGGGCCTGTTCCCGCGCAAGGTGAACGGCAAATATATGATGATCGGGCGGCAGGACGGAGAGAATATCTTCCTGATCGAATCCGATCGTCTGACCCATTGGGACGAGGGCGTGAAGCTGATCACGCCCAAATTCCCGTGGGAGCTGGTGCAGATGGGCAATTGCGGCCCGCCGATCGAGCTGGACGAAGGCTGGCTGATGCTGACTCATGGCGTCGGCGCGATGCGAAAATATTCGATCGGCGCGGCGCTGCTCGATAAGGACGACCCTTCAAAGGTGATCGGCCGGACGCGCGAGCCGATCCTCGCTGCGGCGAGTGAGGACCGTGAGGGCTATGTCCCCAATGTCGTCTATTCGTGCGGTGCTATCCGCCACGGCACGTCGCTCTTCATTCCGTATGGCGTCGCTGACAGTTCGGTCGCGTTCGCGTTCGTATCGATCAAGTCGCTGCTGGCGGTGATGTAG
- a CDS encoding helicase HerA-like domain-containing protein → MTGEGELFIGVGGGERQALVLKRANRHGLIAGATGTGKTVTLQGLAESFSRAGVPVFAADVKGDLSGIGMAGSPTAKTHTPFSNRAAEIGYSDWQYAAAPVQFWDLFGEQGHPIRTTISEMGPLLLARLMGLNETQEGVLTIAFHVADDDGLLLLDLDDLQAMLVHCSERADEISARYGNVAKASVGAIQRQLLQLRSQGGEHFFGEPALSIQDFIKTDDNGQGVVNILAADRLMASPRLYATFLLWLLSELFESLPEVGDPETPKLVFFFDEAHLLFDEAPKALLDKVEQVVRLIRSKGVGVYFVTQNPIDIPEDVAGQLGNRVQHALRAFTQREQKAIKAAAETFRVNPDIDVETAITELKVGEALVSVLMADGAPSPVQRTLVKPPRGRVGPVTPEERRVLIDTDLVGDKYDTRIDRESAGELLTAKATEAAAAAAEAKAQNDAEKAALARAKEEARAAKEAERQRLAAQRETDRQARLEEAAKRKAEREAANNPWNRAIKSATQSASTAAGRAVAGEVSKAIFGKKSGVGASVVGGIVRGVLGGLFKGR, encoded by the coding sequence ATGACGGGTGAGGGCGAGCTGTTCATCGGGGTTGGCGGCGGCGAGCGACAGGCGCTCGTCCTCAAGCGCGCAAACCGCCACGGGCTGATCGCCGGCGCGACCGGCACCGGCAAGACAGTGACGCTTCAGGGTCTTGCCGAGAGCTTCAGCCGCGCGGGCGTTCCGGTCTTCGCCGCTGATGTGAAGGGCGACCTGTCAGGCATCGGCATGGCCGGATCGCCGACCGCCAAGACCCACACCCCATTCAGCAACCGCGCCGCCGAGATCGGATATAGCGACTGGCAATATGCTGCGGCGCCGGTTCAGTTCTGGGATCTGTTCGGCGAGCAGGGCCACCCGATCCGCACCACCATCTCCGAAATGGGGCCGCTGCTGCTCGCCCGGCTGATGGGCCTCAACGAAACGCAGGAAGGCGTGCTGACGATCGCCTTCCACGTCGCCGACGATGACGGGCTGTTGCTGCTCGACCTCGACGACCTTCAGGCGATGCTGGTCCATTGCAGCGAGCGCGCCGACGAGATCAGTGCCCGCTACGGCAATGTCGCCAAAGCGTCCGTCGGCGCGATCCAGCGCCAATTGCTCCAGCTCCGCAGTCAGGGCGGCGAGCATTTTTTCGGCGAACCCGCGCTGAGCATTCAGGATTTCATCAAGACCGACGACAATGGCCAGGGCGTCGTCAACATCCTCGCCGCCGACAGGCTGATGGCCTCGCCCCGACTCTACGCGACCTTCCTGCTCTGGCTGCTCTCCGAACTGTTCGAATCGCTTCCCGAAGTCGGCGACCCCGAAACGCCCAAGCTCGTCTTCTTCTTCGACGAGGCGCATCTGCTGTTTGACGAGGCCCCCAAGGCGCTGCTCGACAAGGTCGAACAGGTCGTCCGCCTGATCCGCTCCAAGGGGGTCGGCGTCTATTTCGTCACGCAAAACCCGATCGACATCCCCGAGGATGTCGCCGGACAGCTCGGCAACCGCGTCCAGCACGCACTGCGCGCCTTCACCCAGCGCGAGCAGAAGGCGATCAAGGCGGCTGCGGAAACCTTCCGCGTCAATCCCGACATCGATGTCGAAACCGCCATTACCGAATTGAAGGTCGGCGAGGCGCTGGTGTCCGTGCTGATGGCAGACGGCGCCCCCTCTCCGGTTCAGCGCACGCTGGTGAAGCCCCCGCGCGGCCGGGTCGGGCCGGTAACGCCGGAGGAACGCCGCGTGCTGATCGACACCGACCTGGTCGGCGACAAATATGACACGCGCATCGACCGGGAATCCGCCGGGGAACTGCTGACCGCGAAGGCGACCGAGGCCGCCGCCGCCGCTGCGGAGGCCAAGGCGCAGAACGACGCCGAAAAGGCGGCGCTCGCCCGAGCGAAGGAAGAGGCCCGCGCCGCCAAGGAGGCCGAGCGTCAACGGCTGGCCGCGCAGCGCGAGACGGACCGTCAGGCGCGGCTTGAGGAAGCGGCGAAGCGCAAGGCCGAGCGCGAAGCTGCCAACAATCCCTGGAACCGCGCGATCAAATCGGCAACCCAGTCCGCCTCCACCGCAGCGGGTCGCGCGGTCGCTGGCGAGGTGTCCAAGGCGATCTTCGGCAAGAAATCCGGAGTCGGCGCCAGCGTCGTCGGCGGGATCGTGCGCGGCGTTCTGGGCGGGCTGTTCAAGGGACGCTGA
- a CDS encoding DegQ family serine endoprotease, which produces MRYAYAITSALLVGGASAALVLQNPAGAQTAQNEPGAIQASSPRAGAPMSFADMVAKLQPAVVNISTTQRVQVQTNPFAGTPFGGLFGGQQGGRPVTRQAESLGSGFIISADGYVVTNNHVISAGQRGAVVESIKVTLSDRREYTAKLIGRDPESDLAVLKIEGANLPFVKFGDSNQSRVGDWVVAIGNPFGLGGSVTAGIISALHRVTGQGGPLDRFIQTDASINRGNSGGPMFDLNGNVIGINSQILSPTGGNVGIGFAIPATEAKPIIDTLMKGDKVERGYLGVGIQPLTDDLAKSFGVPKGKGELISRVEPGEAAAKAGIKQGDIIMKVDGKEVTPDTTLSYLAGALRPGSRVPIELIRDGKRMTVQITVGTRPPVEQLAGFDPDADEGAPSEEDAQQSATASLGLSVAALTPQIARSIGVDPDMKGVVVVGVDPSSDAAQKQLRRGDVIVSINRTPVATPAEVARIVSEAKQNGDGQVLLYVTRRGGVGGYFAVDLTD; this is translated from the coding sequence GTGCGCTACGCTTATGCGATCACCTCCGCTCTCCTCGTCGGCGGCGCGAGCGCCGCGCTGGTGCTCCAGAACCCGGCGGGTGCGCAGACCGCGCAGAACGAGCCGGGCGCGATTCAGGCGTCGAGCCCGCGCGCCGGCGCGCCGATGAGTTTTGCCGACATGGTCGCGAAGCTCCAGCCCGCCGTCGTCAACATCTCGACCACCCAGCGCGTGCAGGTTCAGACCAATCCGTTCGCCGGAACCCCGTTCGGCGGCCTGTTCGGCGGACAACAGGGCGGCCGTCCGGTGACGCGCCAGGCCGAATCGCTGGGATCGGGCTTCATCATCTCGGCCGACGGCTATGTGGTGACCAACAACCATGTCATCTCGGCAGGCCAGCGCGGCGCGGTGGTTGAATCGATCAAGGTGACGCTGTCCGACCGGCGCGAATATACCGCCAAGCTGATCGGCCGCGATCCCGAGTCCGATCTCGCGGTGCTGAAGATCGAAGGCGCCAATCTGCCCTTCGTGAAGTTCGGCGATTCGAATCAGTCGCGCGTCGGCGACTGGGTGGTGGCGATCGGCAACCCGTTCGGCTTGGGCGGATCGGTGACGGCGGGCATCATTTCCGCGCTTCACCGCGTGACCGGCCAGGGCGGTCCGCTCGACCGGTTCATTCAGACCGATGCGTCGATCAACCGCGGCAATTCCGGCGGTCCGATGTTCGACCTCAACGGTAACGTCATCGGCATCAATTCGCAGATCCTGTCGCCCACCGGCGGCAATGTCGGCATCGGTTTCGCGATTCCCGCGACCGAGGCCAAGCCGATCATCGACACGCTGATGAAGGGCGACAAGGTCGAACGCGGCTATCTGGGCGTCGGCATTCAGCCGCTGACCGACGATCTCGCCAAATCCTTCGGCGTGCCCAAGGGCAAGGGCGAACTGATCAGCCGCGTCGAACCGGGCGAGGCTGCGGCCAAGGCCGGGATCAAGCAGGGCGACATCATCATGAAGGTGGACGGCAAGGAGGTCACTCCCGACACCACTCTGTCCTACCTCGCGGGGGCGCTGCGCCCGGGCAGCCGCGTGCCGATCGAACTGATCCGCGACGGCAAGCGGATGACCGTTCAGATCACCGTCGGCACCCGGCCACCAGTCGAGCAGCTTGCCGGGTTCGACCCCGACGCCGACGAGGGCGCACCGAGTGAGGAGGATGCCCAGCAAAGCGCAACCGCATCGCTCGGCCTCAGCGTCGCCGCGCTGACGCCGCAGATCGCGCGCAGCATCGGTGTCGATCCGGACATGAAGGGCGTGGTCGTCGTCGGCGTCGATCCCTCGAGCGACGCGGCGCAGAAGCAGCTTCGCCGCGGCGATGTGATCGTCTCGATCAACCGTACTCCCGTGGCGACCCCCGCCGAAGTGGCGCGGATCGTGAGCGAGGCGAAGCAGAATGGCGACGGTCAGGTGCTGCTCTATGTCACCCGCCGCGGCGGCGTCGGCGGCTATTTCGCGGTAGATCTCACCGACTGA
- the hflC gene encoding protease modulator HflC has protein sequence MNAIVTRPILLGGIALALLFVLFNTVFIVPETKQAVILQLEQPVRTINAYKAGEQFGRSTGAGLKVKIPFFQRVVWVDKRVLDIDLENQPVLSTDQLRLEVDAFARFRVVDPLRMVVTAGSESRVASQLGPLFGSALRAELGKRPFASLLSPERTAVMDNIQAGLQRYASQYGVEIVDVRIKQANLPEGSPLQSALNRMATARQQEATTIRANGQKDAQIIRAEADAKAAEVYAAAFNKDPQFYDFWRAMQSYRTTFIGNGRDANGETSIILSPDNDYLREFRGRSR, from the coding sequence ATGAACGCGATCGTAACGCGGCCGATCCTGTTGGGCGGCATCGCCCTTGCGCTGCTGTTCGTGCTGTTCAACACGGTGTTCATCGTACCCGAGACGAAGCAGGCCGTGATCCTGCAGCTCGAACAGCCGGTACGAACGATCAACGCCTATAAGGCAGGCGAGCAGTTCGGGCGCAGCACCGGAGCAGGGCTCAAGGTCAAAATACCGTTCTTCCAGCGCGTGGTCTGGGTCGACAAGCGCGTGCTCGACATCGACCTCGAGAACCAGCCGGTGCTCTCGACCGACCAGCTGCGGCTTGAGGTCGACGCTTTTGCGCGCTTTCGCGTCGTCGATCCGCTGCGAATGGTGGTGACAGCCGGGAGCGAGTCTCGCGTTGCCTCGCAGCTCGGCCCGCTATTCGGCTCAGCGCTGCGCGCGGAGCTGGGCAAAAGACCGTTTGCATCGTTGCTCAGCCCGGAACGGACCGCAGTGATGGACAATATTCAGGCCGGTCTGCAACGTTATGCGAGCCAGTATGGCGTGGAAATTGTCGATGTGCGGATCAAGCAGGCCAATCTGCCTGAAGGGAGCCCGCTGCAATCGGCGCTGAACCGCATGGCGACCGCCCGTCAGCAGGAAGCGACGACGATCCGCGCAAACGGACAAAAGGACGCGCAGATCATCCGCGCCGAAGCCGATGCGAAGGCGGCGGAAGTCTATGCCGCAGCGTTCAACAAGGACCCGCAATTCTACGACTTCTGGCGCGCGATGCAGTCTTATCGCACCACATTCATCGGCAATGGCCGGGACGCGAATGGCGAGACGTCGATCATCCTGTCCCCCGACAATGACTATCTGCGCGAGTTCAGGGGGCGTAGCAGATAG